The Enterobacter asburiae genome window below encodes:
- a CDS encoding LysR family transcriptional regulator, translated as MNNKLTAISTFLRVAEAGSFSAAARQTGIKQSAVSQQIAALEDELGVVLLHRTTRTMKLTEQGERYRRDMQLVLDAMGEAERRLHPVDHSIQGRVHVQLPSGLGQIVLPHLLALQRLHPELQLMISLDDRLADLVTEGVDVAIRLGSEPPQAHAARVLARIEAALFAAPGFQAVHAVSELTSLPHVRFSAIPLDAPLRLISDEETVELNVNTVFRANTSDALLQALEAGIGIGGMQRPLVARALQAGTLVPVLPDWRLPDRFLYAVYPDARFIPQRVRKVVSVIEQLLPEIIKKN; from the coding sequence ATGAATAATAAGCTCACCGCCATTTCTACCTTTCTACGCGTCGCTGAAGCGGGCTCGTTTTCGGCGGCAGCCCGTCAGACCGGCATTAAGCAGTCCGCCGTCAGTCAACAGATCGCGGCGCTTGAGGATGAGCTTGGCGTGGTGCTGCTGCACCGAACGACGCGTACGATGAAGCTGACCGAACAGGGTGAACGTTACCGGCGTGATATGCAGCTTGTGCTGGACGCAATGGGGGAAGCGGAGAGGCGTCTGCATCCTGTTGACCATAGCATTCAGGGACGCGTCCATGTCCAGTTACCGAGCGGCCTGGGGCAGATCGTTTTGCCGCATCTGCTAGCGCTACAGCGCCTACATCCCGAACTGCAGCTGATGATTTCCCTGGATGACCGCCTTGCCGATCTGGTGACGGAGGGCGTGGATGTCGCGATACGGCTGGGCAGTGAGCCTCCGCAGGCGCACGCGGCTCGCGTGCTGGCGCGTATTGAAGCCGCGCTGTTTGCCGCTCCCGGTTTTCAGGCGGTACACGCCGTCAGCGAACTGACGTCGCTGCCACACGTACGGTTCAGCGCTATTCCGCTGGATGCCCCCCTGCGCCTGATTTCTGACGAGGAAACGGTCGAGCTCAACGTGAATACCGTTTTCCGTGCCAACACCAGCGACGCGCTGCTGCAAGCGCTGGAGGCCGGCATCGGTATCGGCGGCATGCAGCGACCGCTTGTGGCCAGGGCGCTGCAGGCGGGCACGCTGGTGCCGGTGCTGCCCGACTGGCGCTTGCCCGATCGCTTCCTCTATGCCGTCTATCCTGACGCCCGCTTTATTCCGCAGCGCGTCAGAAAGGTCGTCAGCGTGATTGAGCAGTTACTGCCTGAAATAATAAAGAAAAACTGA
- a CDS encoding LysR family transcriptional regulator produces MQINLFEAIRIFIEIVESGSFTQAAENLQVHRPAVTKALQLLEQHSGTRLLQRTTRRISLTPDGEAFYRRSKPLLAQADELLESFGTDRAIHGQLRVDMPVSFATLRVIPNLPDFYRQHPEIDIILSSSDRRRDMLRDGLDCVLRVGELEDGEYIARKIGNIKITTCASPAWLAKHGMPETPDDLRKHQAINWINNRSRQIHPWTFTTPEGIAEITLPGKLVVDNSEAYIAAGLAGLGLMQGMNLFLQPYIDRGLLVEVLRDYRSPDRKLSLLYPHRHLSRKVRVFTEWLESLV; encoded by the coding sequence ATGCAAATAAACCTCTTTGAAGCTATTCGAATTTTTATTGAAATTGTCGAGTCAGGCAGTTTTACCCAGGCGGCGGAGAATCTACAGGTCCATCGTCCGGCAGTTACCAAAGCGTTACAGCTTCTGGAGCAGCACAGCGGCACCCGGCTACTGCAGCGCACAACGCGTCGGATTAGCCTGACGCCGGATGGGGAAGCCTTTTATCGCCGGAGTAAACCCCTGCTGGCGCAGGCGGACGAATTGCTGGAGTCGTTTGGTACGGACCGGGCAATACACGGCCAGCTGCGTGTGGATATGCCGGTCTCTTTTGCCACGCTGCGGGTGATACCCAATCTGCCTGATTTTTATCGTCAGCATCCTGAGATCGACATCATTCTGAGCAGCTCTGACCGCCGTCGGGATATGCTGCGGGATGGCCTGGACTGCGTGCTGCGGGTGGGAGAGCTGGAGGACGGTGAGTATATCGCGCGTAAAATCGGGAACATCAAAATCACGACCTGCGCCAGCCCGGCCTGGCTGGCAAAACACGGTATGCCAGAAACGCCGGATGATTTACGCAAGCATCAGGCCATCAACTGGATTAATAACCGAAGCAGACAAATTCATCCGTGGACGTTTACCACGCCAGAAGGCATCGCGGAAATTACCCTGCCCGGTAAGCTTGTCGTGGATAACTCCGAGGCCTACATCGCGGCAGGCCTTGCCGGGTTGGGGTTAATGCAGGGGATGAATCTCTTTCTCCAGCCTTACATAGACCGCGGTCTTCTGGTTGAAGTCCTGCGGGACTATCGTTCGCCGGACCGCAAGCTGTCACTGCTCTATCCACACCGCCATCTCTCCCGCAAGGTGCGGGTCTTTACCGAATGGCTGGAGAGTCTGGTGTGA
- a CDS encoding LysR family transcriptional regulator, producing the protein MTFQIKFHQIRAFVEVARQGSIRGASRTLNLSQPALTKSIKELEEGMAAQLFVRRSKGVALTECGEGFYQRARLILEELRAAQDDIRQRQGELAGQINIGMGASVSRTLMPAVITRFHAQHPQVKVRIMEGQLVSMINELRQGELDFTINTYYQGPYDQEFTFEKLFEKPFAVFCREGHPAMGATSINELLHYNWTMPTPRGSYYKQLEEVFSDRSQIPRIGVVCETFSSCISLVAQSDFLSILPQELGCDPLLAHRLVMLPVVESLPKATYYLIQRRDSRQTPLAESLITQFRREVRKIVVA; encoded by the coding sequence ATGACATTCCAGATTAAATTTCATCAAATCCGGGCGTTTGTTGAGGTTGCGCGTCAGGGCAGCATTCGCGGTGCCAGCAGGACGCTGAATCTTTCCCAGCCGGCGCTGACCAAATCCATCAAAGAGCTGGAGGAGGGCATGGCGGCGCAGCTCTTCGTGCGCAGGAGTAAGGGTGTCGCGTTGACCGAATGCGGCGAGGGCTTTTACCAGCGCGCCAGATTGATTCTGGAAGAGCTGCGCGCGGCGCAGGATGACATCCGTCAGCGGCAGGGTGAGCTGGCCGGGCAAATCAACATAGGAATGGGGGCCAGCGTTTCACGCACGCTGATGCCCGCCGTCATTACCCGCTTTCATGCGCAGCATCCGCAGGTCAAGGTGCGGATTATGGAAGGGCAGCTGGTGTCGATGATCAATGAATTACGCCAGGGCGAGCTGGACTTCACCATCAATACCTATTATCAGGGGCCTTACGACCAGGAGTTTACGTTTGAAAAGCTCTTCGAAAAACCGTTTGCGGTATTTTGTCGGGAGGGGCATCCGGCAATGGGGGCAACATCAATTAATGAACTCCTGCATTATAACTGGACAATGCCGACGCCGCGGGGAAGTTATTATAAGCAATTAGAAGAGGTATTTAGCGATCGCTCGCAAATACCGCGAATCGGTGTGGTTTGCGAAACTTTTTCTTCCTGTATTAGCCTGGTCGCGCAAAGTGATTTTTTAAGCATATTGCCGCAGGAGCTAGGCTGTGATCCGCTGCTGGCACACCGTCTGGTCATGCTTCCGGTTGTCGAATCGCTTCCTAAAGCAACATATTATTTAATTCAGCGCCGTGATTCACGTCAGACTCCCCTTGCTGAGTCATTAATTACGCAATTCAGAAGGGAGGTGAGGAAAATAGTCGTCGCGTGA
- the smrA gene encoding DNA endonuclease SmrA: MNPDDKSFFLDAMEDVQPLKRCADIHWQPSRNTRTREEVDSEQLDNFLTLDFLDVLPLEEPLAFRREGVQQGVIDKLRSGKYARQASLNLLRQPAERCRQMLYSFIRQAGRDGLRNLIIIHGKGREQNSHPNVVRSYLARWLTEFEEVQAFCVALPHHGGSGACYVSLRKSDEAKQENWERHAKRSR, from the coding sequence ATGAACCCTGACGACAAATCATTTTTTCTTGACGCCATGGAAGATGTCCAGCCCCTGAAGCGCTGCGCGGATATTCACTGGCAGCCCAGCCGCAATACGCGGACGCGCGAGGAGGTGGATAGCGAACAGCTGGATAACTTCCTGACGCTGGATTTTCTTGACGTGCTTCCCCTGGAAGAGCCGCTGGCGTTCCGGCGAGAAGGGGTACAGCAGGGCGTTATTGATAAGCTGCGCTCGGGGAAATATGCCCGCCAGGCCAGCTTAAACCTCCTGCGTCAGCCTGCCGAACGCTGCCGTCAGATGCTCTATTCTTTTATTCGCCAGGCCGGACGCGACGGGCTACGCAATCTGATTATCATTCACGGGAAAGGGCGCGAGCAAAACTCGCATCCCAATGTGGTGCGCAGCTATCTGGCGCGCTGGTTAACCGAGTTTGAGGAAGTGCAGGCCTTCTGCGTGGCGCTGCCGCATCACGGCGGCAGCGGGGCATGCTATGTTTCACTGCGAAAATCGGATGAGGCAAAACAGGAAAACTGGGAGCGGCACGCCAAGCGCAGCCGCTAG
- the tcp gene encoding methyl-accepting chemotaxis citrate transducer — MLKNLHVITGIIFALTIFCLLQVVTGGLFYSAVSNDRHNFQNSGVLNAQQESLSDSVNTLVKTRVTVTRVAIRYLKNQRDPASLAAINKLLGTAADSLAKAEAYNKEWQKLPQVNGQEAALTDEMQKSWNQMHEVMRLSIEYLRADNYQAYGDLDAQQAQDEMEAVYNRWRAENNTLLKAATEENQSSFTQMQWTLAAILLAVIAVLVVIWQGLQHLLLKPLHSIMNHIRAIAGGDLTQEIAISGRNEMGQLAAGLHEMQQSLVTTVSAVRGSTDSIYTGAGEIAAGSNDLSARTEQQAASLEETAASMEELTATVKQNSDNARQATLLAKNASETAARGGHVVDNVVRTMNEIADSSQQIAHITGVIDSIAFQTNILALNAAVEAARAGEQGRGFAVVAGEVRTLASRSAQAAKEIKGLIENSVSRVNTGSEQVSEAGTTMKEIVAAVTRVTDIMGEISSASDEQSRGIEQVSLAVSQMDSVTQQNAALVQESATAAAALEDQSEQLRQAVAAFRLNGKEKAVAPRPTSLKTPQLLRPATTTASTDSNWETF; from the coding sequence ATGCTGAAAAATTTGCACGTGATTACCGGTATTATCTTTGCCCTCACCATATTCTGTCTGTTGCAAGTTGTCACGGGAGGGTTGTTCTACTCTGCCGTCAGCAACGATCGCCATAACTTCCAGAATTCCGGCGTGCTCAATGCCCAGCAGGAAAGCCTGAGCGACAGCGTGAACACGCTGGTGAAAACGCGCGTCACCGTCACCCGCGTGGCGATCCGCTACCTGAAAAACCAGCGCGACCCGGCTTCCCTTGCGGCGATCAATAAGCTGCTTGGCACCGCAGCCGACTCGCTGGCAAAAGCCGAAGCCTATAACAAAGAGTGGCAGAAGCTGCCGCAGGTTAACGGCCAGGAGGCAGCATTAACCGACGAGATGCAGAAGTCCTGGAACCAGATGCACGAAGTGATGCGCTTATCGATTGAGTATCTGCGTGCCGACAACTACCAGGCCTATGGCGATCTGGACGCGCAGCAGGCGCAGGACGAGATGGAAGCGGTCTATAACCGCTGGCGCGCCGAAAACAACACCCTGCTGAAGGCCGCAACCGAAGAGAACCAGAGCAGCTTCACGCAGATGCAGTGGACGCTGGCGGCTATTCTGCTGGCCGTTATCGCGGTTCTGGTGGTCATCTGGCAGGGTTTACAGCACCTGCTGTTAAAACCCCTCCACTCCATTATGAACCATATTCGCGCCATTGCAGGGGGTGACCTGACGCAGGAGATCGCTATCTCCGGTCGCAACGAGATGGGCCAGCTGGCTGCCGGCCTGCATGAGATGCAGCAGTCGCTGGTGACCACCGTCAGCGCCGTACGTGGAAGTACCGATTCCATCTACACCGGCGCAGGCGAAATTGCCGCAGGGAGCAACGATCTTTCCGCCCGTACCGAGCAGCAGGCCGCCTCGCTCGAAGAGACCGCCGCCAGCATGGAAGAGCTGACCGCGACGGTTAAACAGAACTCCGATAACGCCCGTCAGGCAACGCTGCTGGCGAAAAACGCCTCTGAAACGGCCGCGCGCGGCGGTCACGTCGTGGATAACGTGGTTCGCACCATGAACGAAATCGCCGACAGTTCGCAGCAAATTGCGCATATTACCGGCGTGATCGACAGCATCGCGTTCCAGACCAACATTCTGGCACTTAACGCAGCGGTGGAAGCGGCGCGCGCCGGGGAACAGGGTCGTGGGTTTGCGGTTGTTGCAGGCGAAGTCCGTACGCTGGCGAGCCGCAGCGCGCAGGCGGCTAAAGAGATCAAAGGGCTTATTGAGAACTCCGTCAGCCGGGTCAATACCGGTTCTGAGCAGGTCAGCGAGGCTGGCACCACCATGAAGGAAATTGTCGCTGCCGTCACCCGCGTGACCGACATCATGGGTGAGATTTCATCTGCCTCTGACGAGCAGAGCCGCGGTATTGAGCAGGTGAGCCTGGCCGTTTCGCAGATGGACAGCGTGACGCAGCAAAACGCCGCGCTGGTGCAGGAGTCCGCCACGGCGGCTGCGGCACTGGAAGATCAGTCCGAGCAGCTGCGCCAGGCGGTAGCGGCGTTTCGTCTGAACGGCAAAGAAAAAGCGGTCGCACCACGCCCGACCAGTCTGAAAACGCCACAGCTGCTGCGCCCGGCGACGACTACCGCCTCCACCGACAGCAACTGGGAAACGTTCTGA
- the umuC gene encoding translesion error-prone DNA polymerase V subunit UmuC: MFALVDVNSFYASCEKVFRPDLEGKPIVVVSNNDGCIISLSREAKQFGIKMGEPYFKFKEKLYPSKVYVFSSNYALYADLSSRVMQTLTDLAPAIEIYSIDEAFVNVSGVSHCLSLEAFGHQMRTQVFKNTGLTVGVGIAPTKTLAKLANYAAKRWASTGGVVDLSGRERQRKLLEKVPVEEVWGVGRRITKKLNAMGITTALELAEASSWVIRKHFNVVLERTARELRGEPCLDLEEFTPTKQQIICSRSFGHRITQYEEMHQAICAYAERAAEKLRGEHQYCRFISVFVRTSPHADNEIYYGNQASVTLMTPTNDSRDIIRAATEALGRIWLDGYRYMKAGVMLADFFSSGVAQLNLFDDNRLRANSAALMEMMDSVNHSGKGKIWFAGQGIEKSWAMKREMLSPAYTTRYADLPVAK; encoded by the coding sequence ATGTTCGCGCTGGTTGATGTGAATAGCTTTTACGCCTCCTGCGAGAAGGTGTTCCGCCCCGATCTGGAGGGGAAACCCATCGTGGTGGTGTCCAATAACGACGGCTGCATCATTTCATTGTCGCGGGAGGCAAAGCAGTTCGGCATAAAAATGGGTGAGCCGTATTTTAAATTCAAAGAAAAACTATACCCGTCAAAAGTTTACGTCTTTAGCTCGAACTATGCGCTGTATGCCGATCTCAGCAGTCGGGTCATGCAGACGCTGACCGATCTCGCCCCGGCAATAGAGATTTACTCCATTGATGAGGCGTTCGTGAACGTTTCAGGGGTCAGCCACTGCCTGTCGCTGGAAGCGTTCGGTCACCAGATGCGCACGCAGGTCTTTAAAAATACGGGCTTAACCGTTGGCGTCGGTATTGCCCCGACCAAAACGCTGGCGAAGCTGGCCAACTATGCGGCGAAACGCTGGGCCAGCACGGGCGGCGTGGTCGATCTCTCAGGCCGCGAGCGGCAGCGTAAGCTGCTGGAAAAGGTTCCGGTAGAGGAGGTGTGGGGAGTAGGGCGGCGCATCACGAAAAAGCTCAACGCTATGGGGATCACCACGGCGCTGGAGCTGGCGGAAGCGTCGTCCTGGGTCATTCGCAAACATTTCAACGTGGTACTGGAACGGACGGCCCGCGAGCTTCGCGGTGAGCCCTGCCTTGACCTGGAAGAGTTCACCCCCACGAAGCAGCAAATTATCTGTAGCCGTTCGTTTGGACACCGTATTACACAGTACGAGGAGATGCACCAGGCCATTTGTGCCTACGCGGAACGCGCAGCAGAGAAACTGCGCGGCGAGCATCAATACTGTCGCTTTATCAGCGTGTTTGTGCGCACCAGCCCGCACGCGGACAACGAAATTTATTACGGCAATCAGGCTTCTGTCACCCTGATGACGCCCACCAATGACTCGCGCGATATCATCCGCGCCGCCACGGAGGCGCTGGGACGTATATGGCTTGACGGCTATCGCTATATGAAAGCCGGGGTCATGCTGGCGGACTTTTTCAGCAGCGGCGTCGCCCAGCTGAATTTGTTTGACGATAATCGTCTGCGCGCCAACAGCGCGGCGCTGATGGAGATGATGGACAGCGTAAATCATTCCGGTAAAGGGAAGATATGGTTCGCCGGGCAGGGTATTGAGAAATCCTGGGCAATGAAGCGTGAGATGCTGTCACCGGCCTATACGACGCGGTACGCCGATTTGCCGGTGGCGAAGTAG
- a CDS encoding NAD(P)H-dependent flavin oxidoreductase codes for MKNNRICQILGIEKPVIQGPLSWLTDARLVAAVSNAGGLGVLGPNAGLTADTAVSTPEETAEKMREEIRKTKRLTEKPFGVNLIPTAVNDVWTGPILQVVKDEGVRVVVYTGYGEGSIIPALFSELKEAGIAIIYRDINPTPENTRLAEEMGADIIVATGFDEGGTLPATVLGTFSIVPLIADAVKHVPVMAAGGITDNRTARAAHALGAEGVFAGSVFISTEESRVPQSVKEKIVAANGLDLLLFRTVPHYYRSLPGKLAEKLASMDKAGASNEALGKAMGGLRGLRLGMLEGNTDEGYIALGTGIGNIRSVKSVAEVVNALTVE; via the coding sequence ATGAAAAATAACCGTATTTGCCAGATCCTGGGCATCGAAAAACCTGTTATTCAGGGGCCGTTATCCTGGCTCACCGATGCTCGTTTAGTTGCTGCGGTCAGCAATGCCGGAGGACTCGGCGTGCTGGGGCCCAATGCCGGTTTAACCGCCGACACCGCGGTCTCCACGCCGGAAGAGACCGCCGAAAAAATGCGCGAAGAAATTCGTAAAACCAAACGGCTGACCGAGAAACCGTTTGGCGTGAACCTGATCCCCACGGCCGTTAATGACGTCTGGACTGGACCTATTCTTCAGGTGGTAAAAGACGAAGGCGTCAGGGTCGTGGTGTATACGGGCTATGGGGAAGGCAGCATTATTCCCGCGCTGTTCAGCGAGTTAAAAGAGGCGGGTATCGCCATTATCTACCGCGACATCAACCCAACACCGGAGAACACCCGCCTCGCGGAAGAAATGGGGGCTGACATTATCGTCGCCACCGGTTTTGATGAAGGCGGGACGTTACCCGCAACGGTGCTTGGCACCTTTTCCATCGTGCCGCTGATTGCCGATGCCGTGAAGCACGTCCCGGTTATGGCCGCGGGCGGCATTACCGATAATCGCACCGCCAGAGCGGCGCATGCATTGGGCGCGGAAGGCGTGTTTGCCGGTTCAGTGTTTATCAGCACGGAAGAAAGCCGCGTGCCGCAGAGCGTCAAAGAGAAAATTGTTGCCGCCAACGGCCTCGATTTGCTGCTTTTCCGCACCGTGCCCCATTACTACCGCTCTCTTCCCGGCAAGCTGGCGGAAAAACTGGCGTCGATGGATAAAGCAGGCGCAAGCAACGAAGCGCTGGGCAAGGCGATGGGAGGATTACGGGGCCTGCGTCTTGGCATGCTCGAAGGCAACACCGACGAGGGCTATATCGCGCTCGGCACGGGGATTGGGAACATCCGCAGCGTGAAAAGCGTGGCCGAGGTTGTTAATGCGTTAACGGTTGAGTAA
- a CDS encoding M20 family metallo-hydrolase: MDTLAQYIQTLSPQLSAWRRDFHHFAESGWVEFRTAAKVAEILDSLGYELAMGRDVVDAESRMGLPDAATLAQEFARARAQGAPEKWLAPFEGGFTGIVATLNTGRPGPTLAFRVDMDALDLSEALDESHRPFRDGFASCNPGMMHACAHDGHTTIGLGLARVLKQNEAQLNGTLKLIFQPAEEGTRGARAMVAAGALDDVDYFTAIHIGTGVPAGTVICGSDNFMATTKFDVNFTGVAAHAGGKPEDGRNALLAAAQAALALHSIAPHSEGASRVNVGVMQAGSGRNVVPANALIKVETRGESEAINQYVFERAQAVITGAAALYGVSAEMRLMGAATSSAPTPAWVDYLRVQTSQVSGVVHAIDKVKAPAGSEDATLMMARVQENGGMASYMVFGTDLSAGHHNEKFDFDEQVMAIAIETLARTELNFPWTRGV, translated from the coding sequence ATGGACACACTGGCGCAGTACATCCAGACGTTATCCCCGCAGCTGAGCGCATGGCGTCGTGATTTTCACCATTTTGCAGAATCCGGCTGGGTAGAGTTTCGTACCGCCGCGAAAGTCGCGGAAATCCTCGACTCGCTGGGTTACGAGCTGGCGATGGGCCGCGACGTGGTGGATGCCGAAAGCCGGATGGGGCTGCCCGATGCCGCTACCCTGGCACAAGAGTTTGCCCGCGCGCGGGCGCAGGGCGCGCCTGAGAAATGGCTGGCGCCGTTTGAAGGCGGGTTTACCGGCATTGTGGCGACCCTCAATACCGGGCGTCCTGGTCCAACCCTGGCGTTTCGCGTCGACATGGATGCCCTTGATTTAAGCGAAGCGCTGGATGAAAGCCATCGCCCGTTTCGCGACGGTTTTGCCTCCTGCAATCCGGGAATGATGCACGCCTGCGCGCACGACGGCCACACCACTATTGGTCTGGGGCTGGCGCGGGTGCTTAAGCAGAATGAAGCGCAGCTCAACGGTACCCTCAAGCTGATCTTCCAGCCTGCCGAAGAAGGCACACGCGGCGCGCGCGCCATGGTTGCCGCCGGCGCGCTGGACGACGTGGACTATTTCACGGCTATTCATATTGGTACCGGCGTCCCTGCCGGAACGGTGATTTGCGGCAGCGATAACTTTATGGCCACCACCAAGTTCGACGTGAACTTTACCGGCGTGGCCGCACACGCGGGCGGTAAACCGGAGGACGGACGTAACGCCCTGCTCGCCGCCGCGCAGGCCGCCCTCGCCCTGCACAGCATCGCCCCGCACAGCGAAGGCGCCTCCCGGGTGAACGTCGGGGTGATGCAGGCGGGCAGCGGACGCAACGTGGTGCCCGCGAATGCCCTGATAAAGGTTGAAACGCGCGGCGAAAGCGAAGCGATTAATCAGTACGTCTTTGAACGCGCGCAGGCGGTCATTACCGGCGCAGCGGCGCTCTACGGCGTGAGCGCCGAGATGCGCCTGATGGGCGCCGCAACCTCCAGCGCGCCGACACCGGCGTGGGTGGATTATCTGCGCGTACAGACGAGCCAGGTTTCCGGGGTTGTTCACGCCATCGATAAGGTGAAGGCGCCAGCGGGTTCCGAAGACGCCACGCTGATGATGGCCCGCGTGCAGGAGAACGGCGGCATGGCGTCGTATATGGTGTTCGGCACGGATTTGAGCGCCGGACATCACAACGAAAAATTCGACTTCGATGAGCAGGTCATGGCCATCGCCATTGAAACGCTGGCGCGAACTGAGCTCAATTTCCCGTGGACGCGAGGTGTGTAA
- the umuD gene encoding translesion error-prone DNA polymerase V autoproteolytic subunit codes for MDTLFSYHPKQDIELPLFLERVACGFPSPAQDYVEDRLDLNRLAVRHPSATYFIKVSGDSMIGAGIGDGDLLVVDRSLNAEHGDIVVASVAGEFTVKELQTRPVLRLLPHNARYQPITFQSEEELQIFGVVTHTLKTHKHVRAG; via the coding sequence ATGGACACTCTCTTTTCTTATCACCCAAAACAAGACATTGAATTACCTTTGTTTTTAGAACGCGTTGCCTGTGGTTTCCCCAGCCCGGCGCAGGATTATGTGGAGGATCGTCTCGATCTTAACCGGCTGGCAGTCAGACACCCCAGTGCGACCTATTTTATCAAGGTGAGCGGAGACTCCATGATTGGGGCGGGGATCGGCGACGGCGATCTGCTGGTGGTCGATCGTTCGTTAAATGCCGAACACGGGGATATCGTCGTGGCGTCGGTCGCCGGTGAGTTTACGGTGAAAGAGCTACAGACCCGTCCGGTTCTGAGACTTCTGCCGCATAATGCCCGCTATCAGCCAATTACCTTTCAGTCCGAAGAGGAGCTGCAGATCTTCGGCGTCGTCACCCACACCCTCAAAACGCATAAACATGTTCGCGCTGGTTGA
- a CDS encoding aldo/keto reductase family oxidoreductase yields the protein MSSIDKSGTYALGTRTVKRLGYGAMQLAGPGVFGPPKDKQAALDVLREAVAAGVNHIDTSDFYGPHVTNQLIREALHPYRDDLTLVTKIGARRNEKGAWLPAFSAQELTQAVHDNLRNLQLDVLDVVNLRIMFSAHGPAEGSIAEPLSTLAELQQQGLVRHIGLSNVTATQVAEAQKMVPVVCVQNMYNIVNRGDDALVDLLAQQGIAYVPFFPLGGFTPLQSSGLQAVADSLGATPMQVALAWLLQRSPNILLIPGTSSVAHLRQNLAAGELRLPPEALETLNSLMD from the coding sequence ATGAGCAGCATTGATAAAAGCGGGACGTACGCGCTCGGAACGCGGACGGTTAAACGACTGGGCTACGGTGCGATGCAGCTCGCCGGGCCGGGCGTCTTTGGTCCTCCGAAGGATAAGCAGGCCGCGCTGGACGTGCTGCGCGAAGCGGTAGCGGCGGGGGTGAACCACATTGATACCAGTGATTTTTATGGTCCTCATGTCACTAACCAGCTGATCCGCGAGGCGCTTCATCCGTACCGGGACGATCTGACGCTCGTCACCAAGATTGGCGCTCGTCGCAACGAAAAAGGTGCCTGGCTGCCGGCCTTTTCCGCGCAGGAACTGACTCAGGCGGTGCATGACAACCTGCGTAATCTGCAGCTGGACGTGCTGGACGTGGTGAATCTGCGGATCATGTTTAGCGCACACGGGCCGGCGGAAGGGTCGATTGCTGAACCGCTCTCCACCCTGGCCGAATTACAGCAGCAGGGTCTGGTGCGTCATATTGGCCTGAGCAACGTCACGGCCACCCAGGTTGCGGAAGCCCAGAAGATGGTCCCGGTGGTGTGCGTGCAGAACATGTACAACATTGTGAATCGGGGTGACGACGCGCTGGTGGATCTGCTGGCGCAGCAGGGGATCGCGTATGTGCCGTTCTTCCCATTGGGAGGCTTTACGCCACTGCAATCTTCCGGGCTGCAGGCCGTCGCGGATTCACTGGGCGCAACGCCAATGCAGGTTGCGCTGGCATGGCTGCTGCAACGTTCCCCGAATATTCTGCTGATCCCTGGCACCTCTTCCGTGGCGCATCTGCGTCAAAATCTCGCGGCGGGGGAGCTGCGGTTGCCGCCTGAAGCGCTGGAAACGCTGAATTCGCTGATGGATTAA